In the Staphylococcus condimenti genome, one interval contains:
- the dnaA gene encoding chromosomal replication initiator protein DnaA: MSKEEIWDKVLELAKNELTPISYITWFEPPKTELIDIQENTAIILVESNFVQDFLKKQYTDIIADLIEKAIGTKLVPNFVIQKDLTEDKQVKDSAKAKSEAKPDVQTPQNSSEDQFNVHNTFETFVIGPGNRFPHAASLAVAEAPAKAYNPLFIYGGVGLGKTHLMHAIGHYVLENNHDAKVIYTSSEKFTNEFIKSIRDNETEQFREKYRNIDVLLIDDIQFIQNKEQTQEEFFHTFNDLHQTGKQIVISSDRPPKEIAKLEDRLRSRFEWGLIVDITPPDYETRMAILQKKLEEEDVDIPLESLTYIANQIQSNIRELEGALTRVIAYSRLQNEAITTELTAEALKDIIQTPKSKKITIQDIQKVVGQYYNVRLEDFAAKKRTKSIAYPRQIAMYLSRELTDFSLPKIGEEFGGRDHTTVIHAHMKIQTDMSEDSIFKQEVENLEKEIRNQ, translated from the coding sequence ATGTCTAAAGAAGAAATTTGGGACAAAGTTCTGGAATTAGCAAAGAATGAATTGACCCCTATTAGCTATATCACTTGGTTTGAGCCGCCAAAAACGGAATTAATCGATATCCAAGAAAATACAGCTATTATTTTGGTTGAATCAAATTTTGTTCAAGATTTTTTAAAGAAGCAATATACCGATATCATTGCTGATTTAATTGAAAAAGCAATCGGCACAAAATTGGTGCCTAATTTCGTAATTCAAAAAGATTTGACTGAAGACAAGCAAGTGAAAGATTCTGCAAAAGCAAAATCTGAAGCTAAACCCGATGTTCAAACGCCTCAAAACAGCAGCGAAGATCAATTTAATGTACATAATACATTTGAAACTTTTGTCATCGGCCCGGGCAACCGCTTCCCGCACGCTGCAAGTCTTGCAGTAGCTGAAGCGCCAGCTAAAGCCTACAATCCGCTCTTTATTTATGGAGGCGTAGGTTTAGGAAAAACCCATTTGATGCATGCAATCGGACATTATGTCTTAGAAAATAATCACGATGCAAAAGTGATTTATACATCAAGTGAAAAATTTACAAATGAATTCATTAAATCTATTCGTGACAATGAAACAGAGCAATTCCGTGAAAAATATCGTAATATCGATGTACTCCTAATCGACGATATTCAATTCATCCAAAACAAAGAACAAACACAAGAAGAGTTTTTCCATACTTTCAATGACTTGCATCAAACTGGAAAACAAATCGTCATTTCAAGTGATCGACCACCAAAAGAAATCGCAAAATTAGAAGATCGTCTGCGTTCACGTTTTGAATGGGGACTTATCGTAGACATCACACCACCTGATTATGAAACAAGAATGGCGATTTTACAGAAAAAGTTAGAAGAAGAAGATGTGGATATTCCGCTTGAATCACTCACTTATATTGCGAATCAAATTCAATCCAATATTCGTGAATTAGAAGGCGCACTTACAAGAGTTATCGCCTATTCAAGATTACAAAACGAAGCGATCACAACTGAACTGACTGCTGAAGCATTGAAAGATATTATTCAAACTCCAAAATCCAAAAAAATAACAATTCAAGACATTCAAAAAGTGGTAGGCCAATACTACAATGTGCGTCTTGAAGACTTTGCTGCGAAAAAAAGAACCAAATCAATTGCTTATCCTAGACAGATAGCAATGTATCTTTCTCGAGAACTTACTGATTTTTCACTTCCGAAAATCGGAGAAGAATTCGGAGGCCGTGATCATACAACTGTGATTCATGCACATATGAAAATTCAAACAGATATGTCAGAAGACTCTATTTTTAAACAAGAAGTAGAAAATTTAGAAAAAGAAATTCGAAATCAGTAA
- the recF gene encoding DNA replication/repair protein RecF (All proteins in this family for which functions are known are DNA-binding proteins that assist the filamentation of RecA onto DNA for the initiation of recombination or recombinational repair.) produces MKLTALQLENYRNYEEVVLDCHPDVNILIGENAQGKTNLLESIYTLALAKSHRTSNDKELIRFNAEYAKIEGELSYRHGKMPLTMFITKKGKKVKVNHLEQHRLTQYVGHLNVVLFAPEDLNIVKGSPQVRRRFIDMELGQISAVYLNDLSQYQRILKQKNNYLKQMQMKQKTDRTMLEVLNQQFAEYALKITLKRAHFINELETLAKPIHSSITDERETLDLEYRPSLKLSEETDEAKLYEEVQKLLQDNMEREIERGVALYGPHRDDLGFKVNEMDAQTYGSQGQQRTTALSIKLAEIELINIEVGEYPILLLDDVLSELDDSRQTHLLSTIQDKVQTFVTTTSVEGIDHEIMKHAKLYRINQGEIIK; encoded by the coding sequence ATGAAACTAACTGCACTCCAGCTTGAAAATTATAGAAATTACGAAGAAGTTGTGTTGGACTGCCATCCTGACGTCAATATTTTGATTGGAGAAAACGCACAAGGCAAAACCAACTTGCTCGAATCAATTTACACACTTGCACTGGCTAAAAGTCATCGTACTTCAAATGACAAAGAGCTCATACGTTTTAACGCTGAGTATGCTAAAATAGAAGGTGAGCTGAGTTATAGACATGGCAAGATGCCGCTGACGATGTTTATAACTAAAAAAGGCAAGAAGGTTAAAGTAAATCACTTAGAACAACATCGTCTGACACAATATGTCGGACACTTGAATGTTGTTCTTTTTGCCCCAGAGGACCTCAATATCGTTAAAGGATCGCCGCAAGTACGCCGAAGATTTATCGATATGGAATTGGGTCAGATTTCAGCAGTGTATTTAAATGACTTGTCTCAATATCAGCGCATTTTGAAACAAAAGAATAATTACTTAAAACAAATGCAAATGAAGCAGAAGACAGATCGCACGATGTTAGAAGTCTTAAATCAGCAATTTGCAGAGTATGCGCTGAAAATTACGTTAAAGCGCGCGCATTTCATCAATGAATTGGAAACACTAGCAAAACCGATTCATTCAAGCATTACTGATGAACGTGAAACTTTGGATCTTGAATACAGACCGAGTTTAAAACTTTCAGAAGAAACGGATGAAGCAAAGCTTTACGAAGAAGTACAAAAGCTTTTACAAGACAATATGGAACGCGAAATAGAACGCGGTGTGGCACTTTATGGTCCTCACCGTGATGATTTGGGTTTTAAGGTTAATGAAATGGATGCGCAAACATACGGATCACAAGGTCAGCAGCGTACGACAGCGTTATCTATCAAGTTGGCTGAAATCGAATTAATCAATATTGAAGTAGGCGAATACCCTATCTTATTACTGGATGATGTATTGAGTGAATTAGATGACTCCCGTCAGACTCACCTGCTTAGTACGATTCAAGATAAGGTGCAGACATTTGTTACAACAACATCTGTTGAAGGTATCGACCACGAAATTATGAAACATGCAAAACTTTACCGAATAAATCAAGGTGAAATTATCAAGTGA
- the gyrB gene encoding DNA topoisomerase (ATP-hydrolyzing) subunit B, with translation MEALSDVNNTENYGAGQIQVLEGLEAVRKRPGMYIGSTSERGLHHLVWEIVDNSIDEALAGYADKIEVIIEKDNWIRVTDNGRGIPVDIQEKMGRPAVEVILTVLHAGGKFGGGGYKVSGGLHGVGSSVVNALSENLEVYVHRNNKIYNQAYKRGIPQYDLKVIGETEHNGTEIRFKADPEIFTETTTYQYEVLQKRIRELAFLNKGIQITLRDERDEDDIREDSYHYEGGIKSYVELLNENKEPLFDEPVYIHDRKDDVEVEIAIQYNSGFTTNLLSYANNIHTYEGGTHEDGFKRALTRVLNSYGTKSGLIKEDKERLSGEDTREGMTAIVSIKHEDPQFEGQTKTKLGNSEVRQIVDRLFAEDMERFLYEHPQVARTIIEKGLMASRARIAAKKAREVTRRKSALEVSSLPGKLADCSSKNPDESEIFLVEGDSAGGSTKLGRDSRTQAILPLRGKILNVEKSRLDRILNNNEIRSMITAFGTGIGGEFDISKARYHKIVIMTDADVDGAHIRTLLLTFFYRFMRPLIEAGYVYIAQPPLFKLTQGKQKYYVFNERELEKLKSELKPTPKWSISRYKGLGEMDADQLWETTMNPEHRSMLQVTLEDAIEADTTFEMLMGDVVENRRQFIEDNAVYANLDF, from the coding sequence GTGGAAGCATTGTCAGATGTGAACAACACGGAAAATTATGGTGCTGGACAAATTCAAGTTTTAGAAGGACTTGAAGCGGTTCGTAAGCGACCAGGTATGTATATTGGTTCAACTTCAGAAAGAGGTCTGCACCATTTAGTTTGGGAAATTGTGGACAATAGTATTGACGAAGCATTAGCTGGCTATGCTGATAAAATCGAAGTCATTATCGAAAAAGATAATTGGATTCGAGTAACAGATAACGGACGTGGTATTCCTGTTGATATTCAAGAAAAAATGGGACGTCCTGCAGTCGAAGTTATCTTAACTGTTTTACATGCCGGCGGTAAATTCGGCGGCGGCGGATACAAAGTTTCAGGTGGGTTGCACGGTGTAGGTTCATCGGTTGTAAACGCACTATCAGAAAACTTAGAAGTTTACGTTCACCGTAACAATAAAATTTATAATCAAGCTTATAAACGCGGTATTCCGCAATATGACTTGAAAGTAATCGGCGAAACAGAACATAACGGAACAGAAATCCGTTTTAAAGCCGATCCTGAAATTTTTACAGAAACAACAACTTACCAATATGAAGTATTACAAAAACGTATTAGAGAATTAGCTTTCTTGAATAAAGGTATTCAAATCACTTTACGCGATGAACGTGATGAAGATGATATTCGCGAAGATTCATATCACTATGAAGGCGGTATTAAATCTTACGTAGAATTATTGAATGAAAATAAAGAACCGCTATTTGATGAACCTGTTTATATTCATGACCGTAAAGATGATGTAGAAGTTGAAATCGCAATTCAATACAATAGCGGCTTCACAACAAACTTATTATCTTATGCGAATAATATTCACACTTACGAAGGCGGTACGCATGAAGATGGCTTCAAACGTGCTTTAACACGTGTATTGAACAGCTACGGTACAAAATCAGGTTTAATCAAAGAGGATAAAGAACGTTTGTCTGGTGAAGATACGCGTGAAGGTATGACAGCGATTGTTTCAATCAAACACGAAGATCCTCAATTCGAAGGACAAACAAAAACAAAACTCGGCAACTCTGAAGTACGTCAAATTGTAGACAGACTTTTCGCTGAAGATATGGAACGTTTCTTGTACGAACATCCGCAAGTCGCACGTACCATCATCGAAAAAGGTTTGATGGCTTCTCGTGCACGTATTGCAGCTAAAAAAGCGCGTGAAGTTACGCGTAGAAAATCTGCTTTAGAAGTTTCCAGCTTACCTGGTAAATTAGCAGATTGTTCAAGTAAAAATCCTGATGAAAGTGAAATCTTCTTAGTCGAAGGTGACTCTGCCGGAGGGTCTACAAAACTTGGCCGTGACTCAAGAACACAAGCAATTTTACCGTTGCGCGGTAAGATTTTGAATGTTGAAAAATCACGATTAGACAGAATTTTAAATAATAACGAAATCCGTTCAATGATTACTGCTTTCGGAACAGGAATCGGCGGAGAGTTTGATATTTCTAAAGCACGTTATCATAAAATCGTTATTATGACAGATGCCGATGTTGACGGTGCTCATATTAGAACACTCTTGCTAACATTCTTCTATCGCTTTATGCGTCCGTTGATTGAAGCAGGATATGTTTATATTGCACAACCGCCATTATTTAAATTAACACAAGGCAAACAAAAATATTATGTCTTCAACGAAAGAGAATTGGAAAAATTAAAATCAGAATTGAAACCAACACCAAAATGGTCAATCTCTCGTTATAAAGGTTTAGGAGAAATGGATGCTGACCAATTATGGGAAACAACAATGAACCCTGAACACCGTTCAATGCTTCAAGTTACATTAGAAGACGCGATTGAAGCGGATACGACATTTGAAATGTTGATGGGTGATGTGGTTGAAAACCGTAGACAATTCATCGAAGACAATGCTGTGTACGCAAACTTGGATTTCTAA
- the gyrA gene encoding DNA gyrase subunit A, whose translation MAEYPESRIIERNISNEMRESFLDYAMSVIVSRALPDVRDGLKPVHRRILYGLNEQGMTPDKPYKKSARIVGDVMGKYHPHGDSSIYEAMVRMAQDFSYRYPLVDGQGNFGSMDGDGAAAMRYTEARMTKLATELLRDINKDTIDFIDNYDGTEREPAVLPARFPNLLVNGASGIAVGMATNIPPHNMTEVINGVLSLSHNPDITISELMEDIQGPDFPTAGLILGKSGIRRAYETGRGSIQMRARAEIEERGGGRQRIVVSEIPFQVNKARMIEKIAELARDKKVDGITDLRDETSLRTGVRVVIDIRKDANASVILNNLYKLTPLQTSFGVNMIALINGRPKLINLKEALVEYLEHQKVVVRRRTEYNLKKAEDRAHILEGLRIALDHIDEIISTIRESETDKEAMERLQGRFKLSERQAQAILDMRLRRLTGLERDKIESEYNELVAYIEELRAILADEEKLLELVREELTEVRERFGDERRSEIQLGGLDQIEDEDLIPEEQIVITLSHNNYIKRLPVSTYRAQNRGGRGVQGMNTLEEDFVSQIVTMSTHDNVLFFTNKGRVYKLKGYEVPELSRQSKGIPVINAIELENDESISTMIAVNDLEKEDAYLVFATKKGIVKRSSLSNFSHINRNGKIAINFREDDELVAVRLTDGTKDVLLGTSHASLIRFKESKLRPLGRTAAGVKGITLREGDELVGLAVATEDSEDEVLVVTENGYGKRTPLNEYRISNRGGKGIKTATITEKNGDIVCITTVTGEEDIMIVTNQGVIIRIDVDDISQNGRAAQGVRLIRLGEEQFVSTVAKVQEDPEDELEGTSDSETVPGEDEATVSVEEHVVETDDEGQTIHTEVDETVDEDGEKEELRQDFMDRVNEDIESADHEDDEENDEE comes from the coding sequence ATGGCTGAATATCCTGAATCAAGAATAATTGAACGAAACATCAGTAACGAGATGCGTGAATCGTTTTTAGATTATGCGATGAGTGTAATCGTATCTCGTGCTTTGCCAGACGTCAGAGATGGTTTAAAACCAGTACATCGTCGTATTTTGTATGGTTTGAACGAACAAGGAATGACGCCTGATAAACCGTATAAAAAATCTGCACGTATTGTTGGGGATGTAATGGGTAAATATCACCCTCACGGTGACTCTTCTATTTACGAAGCTATGGTACGTATGGCACAGGATTTCAGCTATCGTTACCCTCTTGTTGATGGACAAGGGAACTTCGGTTCAATGGATGGCGATGGTGCAGCCGCAATGCGTTATACAGAAGCACGTATGACAAAACTTGCGACAGAATTACTAAGAGATATCAATAAAGATACAATTGACTTTATTGATAACTATGATGGTACAGAAAGAGAGCCGGCAGTCTTACCTGCTCGTTTCCCTAACCTGCTTGTTAACGGTGCTTCAGGTATCGCAGTAGGTATGGCTACTAACATTCCACCTCACAACATGACAGAAGTGATTAACGGTGTATTAAGTTTAAGCCATAATCCAGATATTACAATCAGTGAATTGATGGAAGATATACAAGGTCCTGACTTCCCTACAGCAGGATTGATTTTAGGAAAAAGCGGTATTCGCCGTGCTTATGAAACAGGACGCGGTTCTATTCAAATGCGTGCCCGTGCTGAAATCGAAGAACGCGGCGGGGGACGTCAACGTATCGTAGTTTCTGAAATCCCGTTCCAAGTCAATAAAGCACGTATGATTGAAAAAATTGCAGAATTAGCGCGTGATAAAAAAGTTGATGGCATTACTGATTTACGTGATGAAACAAGTTTACGTACAGGCGTGCGTGTTGTGATTGATATTCGTAAAGATGCAAATGCGAGCGTTATTCTTAATAATTTATACAAATTAACACCACTTCAAACATCATTTGGTGTGAATATGATTGCTTTAATCAATGGCAGACCTAAGTTAATCAATTTAAAAGAAGCTTTAGTTGAGTACTTAGAACATCAAAAAGTAGTAGTTCGCAGACGTACTGAATACAACTTGAAAAAAGCTGAAGATCGTGCGCACATCTTAGAAGGTTTAAGAATTGCGTTAGATCATATCGATGAGATTATTTCAACAATCCGTGAGTCTGAAACAGATAAAGAAGCAATGGAACGTTTGCAAGGTCGTTTCAAATTATCTGAACGTCAAGCACAAGCGATTTTAGATATGCGTTTAAGACGTTTAACAGGTTTAGAGCGCGATAAAATAGAATCAGAATATAATGAGTTAGTTGCTTACATTGAAGAATTGAGAGCTATTTTGGCGGATGAAGAAAAATTACTAGAACTTGTTCGAGAAGAATTAACAGAAGTGAGAGAACGCTTCGGTGATGAACGTCGTTCTGAAATTCAACTTGGCGGTTTAGACCAAATTGAAGATGAAGACTTAATTCCAGAAGAACAAATCGTAATTACTTTAAGTCATAACAATTATATTAAACGTCTTCCAGTTTCAACTTATCGTGCACAAAATCGAGGCGGCCGCGGTGTTCAAGGTATGAATACTTTAGAAGAAGACTTCGTGAGCCAAATCGTTACAATGAGTACTCACGATAATGTCTTATTCTTTACGAATAAAGGCCGTGTATATAAATTGAAAGGTTATGAAGTGCCGGAACTCTCACGTCAGTCTAAAGGTATTCCGGTTATTAACGCAATCGAATTGGAAAATGATGAATCAATCAGTACAATGATTGCAGTAAATGACCTTGAAAAAGAAGATGCTTACTTAGTATTTGCGACTAAGAAAGGTATTGTGAAACGCTCATCACTCAGCAACTTCTCACACATTAACCGTAATGGTAAAATTGCGATTAACTTCAGAGAGGACGATGAGTTAGTAGCTGTCCGTCTTACAGATGGTACTAAAGACGTCTTACTTGGAACATCACACGCTTCATTGATTCGTTTTAAAGAATCTAAGTTACGTCCATTAGGCCGTACAGCAGCAGGTGTGAAAGGTATTACCTTACGTGAAGGTGATGAACTTGTCGGCTTAGCGGTAGCAACTGAAGATAGTGAAGATGAAGTTTTAGTTGTAACGGAAAATGGTTACGGAAAACGTACACCGCTTAATGAATACCGTATTTCAAACCGAGGCGGTAAAGGTATTAAAACTGCGACAATCACTGAGAAAAATGGTGATATCGTCTGCATCACAACTGTGACAGGCGAAGAAGATATTATGATTGTAACGAACCAAGGTGTTATCATCCGAATTGATGTAGATGATATTTCTCAAAATGGACGTGCTGCACAAGGTGTACGCCTTATCCGTTTAGGTGAAGAACAATTTGTATCTACTGTTGCAAAAGTACAAGAAGACCCTGAAGATGAATTAGAAGGAACATCAGACAGCGAAACTGTTCCTGGTGAAGACGAAGCAACAGTTTCAGTTGAAGAGCATGTTGTTGAAACTGACGATGAAGGGCAAACTATCCATACTGAAGTCGATGAAACAGTTGATGAAGATGGAGAAAAAGAAGAATTAAGACAAGACTTTATGGATCGCGTAAATGAAGATATCGAAAGCGCGGATCATGAAGATGATGAAGAAAACGATGAAGAATAA
- the yaaA gene encoding S4 domain-containing protein YaaA — MVEGEITLGQFLKTEGIIESGGQAKWFLKEFDVYLNGEHETRRGKKLEDGDQIDIPEVGSFVIAQQGDQ, encoded by the coding sequence ATGGTTGAAGGTGAAATTACTTTAGGACAATTTTTGAAAACTGAAGGGATAATTGAATCTGGTGGACAAGCAAAATGGTTCTTAAAAGAATTTGATGTTTATTTGAACGGCGAACACGAAACACGTCGCGGCAAAAAACTAGAAGATGGTGATCAAATCGACATTCCTGAAGTTGGTTCATTTGTAATTGCTCAACAAGGTGACCAATGA
- a CDS encoding NAD(P)H-hydrate dehydratase has product MIFKKDGGIVVEILNNVSIPKRKDDTHKGDYGKILLIGGNANLGGAIIMAARACVYSGSGLITVATHPTNHAAIHSRCPEAMVIDINDTKQLTKMVEMTDSILIGPGLGKDFKGNNAMTILLQNIQPHQNLIIDGDAISIISKLKLDIPKCHRIVYTPHQMEWERLSGIPIDEQTEERNREAVDEMGGVVVLKKHGTEIYLKDKTYKLDIGTPAMATGGMGDTLAGIITSFVGQFDDFDYAVTTGTYVHSYIGQCLSKDMYVVPPSNLITEIPYAMKRLEEKDGEDA; this is encoded by the coding sequence ATGATTTTTAAGAAAGATGGAGGGATTGTAGTGGAAATACTAAATAACGTATCTATTCCAAAAAGAAAAGATGATACGCATAAAGGTGATTATGGTAAGATTCTTTTAATTGGAGGAAACGCGAATTTGGGTGGCGCTATTATTATGGCTGCACGTGCTTGTGTTTATAGCGGAAGCGGCTTAATTACTGTTGCGACACATCCAACTAACCATGCTGCTATCCATTCACGTTGCCCTGAGGCAATGGTGATAGACATTAACGATACGAAACAATTAACAAAAATGGTTGAAATGACGGACAGTATCTTAATTGGTCCTGGTTTAGGTAAAGATTTCAAAGGTAATAACGCGATGACAATTTTACTTCAAAATATTCAACCGCACCAAAACTTGATTATTGATGGAGATGCGATTTCAATCATCAGTAAATTGAAATTAGATATTCCGAAATGTCACCGTATCGTTTACACACCGCATCAAATGGAATGGGAACGCTTGAGCGGTATTCCTATTGATGAACAAACAGAAGAACGTAACCGTGAAGCGGTTGATGAAATGGGTGGTGTTGTTGTTTTGAAAAAACATGGCACTGAAATCTATTTAAAAGATAAAACTTACAAATTAGATATCGGTACACCTGCAATGGCTACTGGCGGTATGGGTGATACACTTGCTGGTATCATCACAAGTTTTGTCGGCCAATTTGATGATTTTGATTATGCTGTTACAACAGGTACTTATGTACACAGTTACATTGGTCAATGCTTATCTAAAGATATGTATGTCGTACCACCATCCAATTTAATTACTGAAATTCCTTATGCGATGAAACGTTTAGAAGAGAAAGACGGCGAAGACGCATAA
- the dnaN gene encoding DNA polymerase III subunit beta: protein MMEFTIRRDYFINQLNDTLKAISPRTTLPILTGIKIDAKEDEVILTGSDSEISIEISIPKQVDGEDIVTISETGSVVLPGRFFVDIIKKLPGKDVKLSTNAQFQTLITSGHSEFNLSGLDPDQYPLLPQVSQDDAIQLPIKVLKNVIAQTNFAVSTSETRPVLTGVNWLIQDNELICTATDSHRLAVRKLKLEDEDIDNKNVIIPGKALAELNKIVSDSEDDINIFFASNQVLFKVGHINFISRLLEGHYPDTSRLFPENYETKIEMSNSDFYHAIDRASLLAREGGNNVIKLSTGNEEVELSSTSPEIGTVKEDVNANEVEGSNLKISFNSKYMMDALKAIDSDEVEVEFFGTMKPFTLKPKDDDSVVQLILPIRTY, encoded by the coding sequence ATGATGGAATTCACGATTCGAAGAGATTATTTCATAAACCAATTAAACGACACATTAAAAGCAATTTCACCAAGAACAACATTACCTATTTTGACAGGTATTAAAATCGACGCTAAAGAAGATGAAGTGATTCTTACAGGATCAGATTCAGAAATCTCAATTGAAATTTCAATACCAAAACAAGTTGATGGCGAAGACATTGTCACTATTTCAGAGACAGGTTCAGTAGTACTTCCTGGTCGTTTCTTTGTTGATATCATTAAAAAATTACCAGGAAAAGATGTTAAACTTTCAACAAATGCACAATTCCAAACTTTAATCACATCAGGTCATTCTGAATTTAACTTAAGCGGCTTAGATCCAGACCAATATCCATTATTGCCGCAGGTTTCACAAGATGATGCTATCCAATTACCGATTAAAGTCTTGAAAAACGTGATTGCACAAACAAACTTCGCTGTGTCCACCTCAGAAACACGGCCAGTTTTAACTGGTGTGAACTGGTTGATTCAAGATAATGAATTAATATGCACTGCTACAGATTCACATCGTTTAGCTGTAAGAAAATTAAAATTAGAAGACGAAGACATTGATAACAAAAATGTCATCATTCCAGGAAAAGCATTAGCTGAGTTAAACAAAATCGTTTCTGACTCTGAAGATGACATCAATATTTTCTTTGCTTCTAACCAAGTGTTATTCAAAGTCGGACACATTAATTTCATTTCACGTTTGCTTGAAGGACATTATCCAGATACATCTCGTTTGTTCCCTGAAAACTATGAAACAAAAATTGAGATGAGCAACAGCGATTTCTATCATGCTATTGATCGTGCATCACTACTTGCACGTGAAGGCGGCAATAACGTTATTAAATTAAGTACTGGTAATGAAGAAGTTGAACTTTCTTCTACTTCACCTGAAATCGGTACGGTAAAAGAAGATGTGAATGCCAATGAAGTTGAAGGCAGCAACTTAAAAATTTCATTCAACTCTAAATACATGATGGATGCATTAAAAGCAATCGACAGCGACGAAGTTGAAGTTGAATTCTTCGGTACGATGAAACCATTTACTTTAAAACCGAAAGATGACGATTCGGTTGTTCAATTAATTCTTCCAATCAGAACATATTAA